ACCAAATATTCCACCCTGGTCGTTTGGCTCCAGCAGTTAATAGAATCCGCAGTCACAATGGGGCCTGAGCTTGTGCCACTACACCTGTTCTCCGAGCTTCCGTTACTAAAAGCGCCCCAAGTTCTTTTTCCACCAATTCCCGTTTTCTGGCCCTTATTTTACCAGTGTTTCTCTCGTGGTCACCGTTCACCGTTCCGAGTTTCAACGCTTCCGTACAATGCCGGCTGCTTGGTAACCGTTGCAGACACCTCGTCTCATCCACTGTGACATTCCATCGCTACAACTTGACTTACTTGGCAAGACTGGAcgcgttcttttttcttATGCCTGCAAAGCCGCAGGTTTGGTGCGGCCACTTACTGCCGCTACATACAGACGGCAAATTAACATTAGCTGTACACACTCATGCTGCCAAGACAACTTCCCAAATTCCCTGCCGTGCATCCATTCGCGGTTGAAACGTAggtctctctcgccgagAGTTCCAAAAACTCTTTGGGGGAGACGTCCACATGCAAAACGGATCAATCAAAGTAGACAACGGGTAACTGTTGTTGTACATGACACGCGCTGTCATGCCTCGACGACCGCAACGGTTGCAACAAAACCATCTATTTCCTTATCGTCGCGgggctctgcatgcacgtttACCCGTCGGATTCTGCGAGGCACACGGGGCAGCAAAACCGGCGTTGCCGTAATAAACCATGTATGTCTCGGCAATCTTAAGTTGTTAAATTTGACTTGATTCACAGAAATTATGGGAGGTCACTGGCCAAACCGATTTCGCCCAAGGGGCAATCCCCTGCAGGCGGCGATGCAATCGTGTCGAACTTACTTCGATGGCGGTGTCTCTAGCAGCTGTGCGGCTATCTACTCtgcgagacgaaacagaatTGCATCACTTTGCACGTACTGTTCAAAAAATGGTCTACATAGTACAGAACCTCCAAGGTTAGCTCAGCGACCACCCGGCACTGCCGCTGGCAACCACGATGTGAACCGGACACACTCTACGGCGAGCAAACATCCAACTCCAGACCAGAGCGATGTTCAGCTCTTGCCTGAGATGTTCCCCCGTGCCGTTTACATACACATGCCATTCTGCATGAAACGATGTCATTTTTGTGCCTTCCCAGTAACCCTTCTGCCAGCAACTCCTCGGTACCCGCCCGGCTCGGGGTCGCGTCCCCCGGACTCTCAACCCCGAACGGGAAATTTCTGCTCGTTGTCAACGAAACATGACTGCTCAACTCTTTCCACTGACCCAGCTGTCATTTCGCCCCATACTTCCTCAGCCGATCTCATGGAAATTTACGTGGAGACTCTTTGTGAGGACATCGCGCATTCGTTACGCGGCTGGAGGTCTGGTGCCATTGACCACGACCACTACTCCTGGCTGGTTCCCATGCAAAGGAGCCTTCGCACAATCCGTGCGACTCTAGGGCATCAAAGCGAGAGTGAAACATCGCCATTTCACCCTACGCCAGGAGAAACCCGAGCCAGTGAACCTCGTACGACGAGCTTCCGACAGGGCCGGTGTAGGGACGTGTCCGCTGACCTCTCCAAAAGTTTTTTCCGGAGCATTTACTTCGGCGGTGGTTCACCATCGCTCATACCACCTCGCTTGCTGCAGCGAGTGCTTGCCGTCCTGGAGACAGAGGCTCACAGTTTGGAGCGATCAACGACGAGGGGGGTTCCCTCGTCAGCTGTGGCGTGCCGAGGGCGCGCCCACCAGGAACCAGGAAGCTTTGGCGGTGACAGTAGCAAAGGAAGGCTGTATCAGCCGGATGCATGGATACACCAATCGCTGCATGAAACCGACTCACCTGGTATTTGTGCCAGGAGATTGTGCGATGAACTTAGCATCGAAATCGATCCCAGTGAGCGTCTCCTTGGCGGGTGCCTGCTAACATCGTTCTACTCAAGAAGACAGCACACAAGCAATTATAACAAATCTGTACAGTGAGGCGCCCTACTGTCGGCGTCAGTCAGAACACAACTAACCCAGTCCCTGAAACCACCCACTGACAGGATTGGTTGGGCCCAAGCTTCCGACTCCGCCATGCCACACATGCTGGCGGTTACTTGCATCAGACCAATTCGAAAGGCTTCCGGTCAGGACAGTAGAGTCGCCAAGCAGGAGGCAGCTACCACCGTTCACTTCTGAGGACTTAATATTCGTATTTCGCATGCCTCTTGATGGCCATCGCTCCTGTCCCACTGTATTGACTACCCAACCGCCGTACGGATAAGACATTCGCGCGAAGTTGTTTAATGAGGCGTGCAGCCAAATCCCTTGTCCACACGTTTGTGCATAGGCACGATCGACTCCAAAGAGCACCTCGAGGAGCTTGCAGAACTAGGAGTCACACGGTTCAGCGTTGGCGTTCAGACGTTTGACGACACCATTCTGAAACGATTGGGACGCTCGAATGACCGTGCTGCTAACGTGCGTGTGCTTCGCCTTCTAAGCGAAATCGTCCGCGAGTATGCacgacggggaaggaagCTTTCAGTGTCGACTGACATCCTGCTGTCATTCCAGCGGCGAGACCAGCTTCTGGAAGATCTAAGGCTGTGCACCGAACTCGGTACCAGCCACATATCTCTCTATGCCATGCAGGTGAGATACACGGCTACCATGCTGAAGGCGATCCCGTTCACACCAACCTGCACGGAACTGGTAGCCAGCCAGCGTAGTTATCCACCTCAACTGCCGATTGTAGCAATGCGGTGTTCCAGCGAAGGAGCCCCCTTTTAAACATCGCGCGCTTTGATTAGTTCCtgatcgagagagaggtagcAGACAGGTTCAGGTGATGCAAAAGGTGcccccgtctctgcctcgttcAGGTTGAAAGGCATTCCGCATTCGGACGGACGCTTCCACGCGACATAGTGCGAGATGACGAAGGTGCGGATCTTCTCACCGAAGCCCACCAGTACGTATACTACACAAAATGATCCGACTCATTTTCGTGCAACATATATCAACAAGCTGGGATACGGGTCGGGTAGTGGGCAGTCGTGTGGTTTACAAAGACTGCGCGTAGATGCAACTGGGATCCGATAGTCCACCGATTGCATCAGCTACGCGGGACTGATTCGAAATGAACCTATCGACTTTTTGTGCCGGCAGGGAGGACAGGGGAGTCAATCACAGACTTGGACCAGGCGTCGCCCAAAACTAGAGAGGGACGTGAGTACTGTGAATGCCTCTCGCCGTAGATGTCTTCACAAGGGTCTCTGGAGTGTAAGAGCTAAGCAGCGAACGTTTTTGCTTGAGTGGAAGGAGACTCTCTGCACGCTATCAATATTTCAGAGGGGCGTGTCACATCGGCGCTATTCACAGGGAAACTTGTTCGAATGATTGAACGCAGTAGCGTATGCGACGTAAATCAAACTTCTGTGCTCGTGCTATCGGTTGCTCAGTTGGCTCGTTCATCATGAATTCGAGCATTACGAGATATCTTCCTTCGCCCGCATCGATCATCACAACGACAATTCGTCCTACCCCAAGGACACCTGCGATAATGTATTCAAGCGACAAGAAATCGAACAAGGGTACCGATGCTTGCATCATGAGGCCTATTGGCGCTCGGAGCCTTTTTTCGGCTTTGGTATGGGTGCCTCGTCGTTCGTAAACCTGCACAGGTGGACGAGGCCAAACAGGTTAGTCAAGTGACAAAACACAACAGAAGGCTGGAGCGGATGAATGAGCCTGCTAAAGCTGTCCGTGAGACACGCCTATGACTGTCCTGGCCGCCAATGCTGTATGAGTCGAGTTTGAAATTATTCCACAGCTACTGTTCGGCCCAACCCGACCGGCGGTGAAGTGATTTTTTGGTATTCTGAAGAACGTGGTGTCCCACGAACTCTTTGTAACGCATTTACTCTATTTCAGCGTCATTCACTGTTTCCAGGCTTGAGGCATATCTGGAATGGGTTCGTGGCTCTCTGTCGCGAGACGGATTTTTTGCTGCTACCTCGACACCGATAGTTCTGTACAAGGACCCGCGTCAGCACCACATCGCAGACCGGGGGGGCGAAGCTGGTGTACGTCGAGCTGATCTCGGAGAGAGGTACACCATTAACAGGGAATCGAAACAACCCGAATCCAAAGCAACTTCCAATTCAAAACTCCGAAAAGGTATTTCCCAGCCAAGTAAAG
The sequence above is a segment of the Neospora caninum Liverpool complete genome, chromosome IX genome. Coding sequences within it:
- a CDS encoding putative radical SAM domain containing protein; this translates as MGGHWPNRFRPRGNPLQAAMQSCRTYFDGGVSSSCAAIYSARRNRIASLCTYCSKNGLHSTEPPRLAQRPPGTAAGNHDVNRTHSTASKHPTPDQSDVQLLPEMFPRAVYIHMPFCMKRCHFCAFPVTLLPATPRYPPGSGSRPPDSQPRTGNFCSLSTKHDSSEPRTTSFRQGRCRDVSADLSKSFFRSIYFGGGSPSLIPPRLLQRVLAVLETEAHSLERSTTRGVPSSAVACRGRVQPNPLSTRLCIGTIDSKEHLEELAELGVTRFSVGVQTFDDTILKRLGRSNDRAANVRVLRLLSEIVREYARRGRKLSVSTDILLSFQRRDQLLEDLSWLVHHEFEHYEISSFARIDHHNDNSSYPKDTCDNVFKRQEIEQGYRCLHHEAYWRSEPFFGFGMGASSFVNLHRWTRPNRLEAYLEWVRGSLSRDGFFAATSTPIVLYKDPRQHHIADRGGEAGVRRADLGERYTINRESKQPESKATSNSKLRKGISQPSKDRAMTRRSDTPLRKEARCTFTYTGAINVETRAGKGNESNRSFELDRKLQQAPVPRVPRTHLQVTRCNSVGRTLQQIHYRLAVEAIVSALRTSEGVNLCALAEVDRMLCLPKLKHRLRLCPEEAVDESAITGELLRGVTEGVKTALLVGTADILVSGIHIGRPDKDCLVDQRLHGVEQSDDIAIDCANLNANEGLRLLVRPSEIACLQATPHEKPPICPTTTNKEVSQVRFGDFSTRLARSEEFSSRRASCTQNVDSLLAPILATLLRGRSRYASNSLTTKESMTSESEGLSARLHLRAPDGFLVSNDILSDILCSLDDYEDESRFST